A single window of Streptomyces sp. NBC_00464 DNA harbors:
- a CDS encoding cysteine hydrolase, whose amino-acid sequence MPSREQLAEQTDPATTVLLTVECQQGVVGPGSALPELAKEARSSGALHNVARLVSAAHEAGVQVLHAVAERRPDGRGANSNARLFRAAGRLPVQQHSGTTAVRIAEPIEVADQDLVVRRLHGLSPIAGTDVDALLRNLGCRTLVVTGVSANVAIPNAVFDAVNLGYTAVVPADAIAGVPADYTPAMIRNTLALVATVTTTDALLGCWLSGRTGTRG is encoded by the coding sequence GTGCCGTCCAGGGAACAGCTAGCCGAGCAGACCGATCCGGCCACCACCGTCCTGCTGACGGTGGAATGCCAGCAAGGTGTGGTGGGACCCGGCAGCGCGCTGCCCGAACTGGCCAAGGAGGCCAGGTCCTCCGGAGCCCTGCACAACGTCGCACGACTGGTCTCCGCCGCCCACGAGGCAGGCGTCCAGGTGCTGCACGCGGTGGCCGAACGCCGCCCGGACGGCCGGGGCGCCAACAGCAACGCCCGTCTCTTCCGTGCCGCGGGGCGGCTCCCCGTACAGCAGCATTCCGGCACCACGGCGGTACGGATCGCCGAGCCCATCGAGGTGGCGGACCAGGACCTCGTCGTCCGCAGGCTGCACGGGCTGTCGCCGATAGCGGGTACGGACGTGGACGCTCTGCTCCGTAACCTGGGCTGTCGCACCCTGGTCGTCACCGGCGTATCGGCGAATGTGGCGATTCCCAACGCGGTCTTCGACGCGGTGAACCTCGGGTACACCGCAGTGGTGCCGGCCGATGCCATCGCGGGGGTGCCCGCCGACTACACCCCCGCGATGATCCGCAACACCCTGGCCCTGGTCGCCACCGTGACCACGACCGACGCCCTGCTCGGCTGCTGGCTGAGCGGACGGACCGGGACGAGGGGGTGA